Proteins encoded by one window of Arachis hypogaea cultivar Tifrunner chromosome 1, arahy.Tifrunner.gnm2.J5K5, whole genome shotgun sequence:
- the LOC112702435 gene encoding uncharacterized protein isoform X10: MFPLSSLSEAEKVLGEISNYKVQLEAVKAKIKSAKSKDESESLKFTQKKLINKKKKVGCIWIDGGTPAASGQQLVTDFQEKDYIKAAVLSIKAGGVGLTLTAASTVIFTEQSWTPGDLIQAKDRAYRIGQVSSVNIY, encoded by the exons ATGTTCCCGCTTTCTTCCTTGTCCGAAGCAGAGAAGGTTCTAGGagaaatatctaattataaagtTCAG TTGGAGGCGGTAAAAGCCAAAATCAAATCTGCTAAATCAAAAGATGAGTCTGAGTCTCTTAAATTTACTCAAAAGAAACTGATTAACAAG AAGAAAAAAGTGGGTTGCATTTGGATTGATGGAGGTACACCCGCTGCATCAGGGCAACAATTGGTTACAGATTTCCAGGAAAAGGATTATATCAAGGCAGCTGTA CTATCCATTAAAGCGGGAGGAGTTGGATTAACTTTAACTGCTGCAAGCACAGTTATCTTTACAGAACAATCCTGGACTCCAGGTGACCTAATTCAGGCCAAAGATCGTGCATATAGAATTGGTCAG GTCTCATCAGTAAATATATACTAG
- the LOC112702435 gene encoding uncharacterized protein isoform X7, protein MFPLSSLSEAEKVLGEISNYKVQLEAVKAKIKSAKSKDESESLKFTQKKLINKKKKVGCIWIDGGTPAASGQQLVTDFQEKDYIKAAVLSIKAGGVGLTLTAASTVIFTEQSWTPGDLIQAKDRAYRIGQSFAAWYSIDLTFIMH, encoded by the exons ATGTTCCCGCTTTCTTCCTTGTCCGAAGCAGAGAAGGTTCTAGGagaaatatctaattataaagtTCAG TTGGAGGCGGTAAAAGCCAAAATCAAATCTGCTAAATCAAAAGATGAGTCTGAGTCTCTTAAATTTACTCAAAAGAAACTGATTAACAAG AAGAAAAAAGTGGGTTGCATTTGGATTGATGGAGGTACACCCGCTGCATCAGGGCAACAATTGGTTACAGATTTCCAGGAAAAGGATTATATCAAGGCAGCTGTA CTATCCATTAAAGCGGGAGGAGTTGGATTAACTTTAACTGCTGCAAGCACAGTTATCTTTACAGAACAATCCTGGACTCCAGGTGACCTAATTCAGGCCAAAGATCGTGCATATAGAATTGGTCAG tcTTTCGCCGCTTGGTATAGCATTGACTTAACATTTATTATGCATTGA
- the LOC112702435 gene encoding uncharacterized protein isoform X5, with the protein MFPLSSLSEAEKVLGEISNYKVQLEAVKAKIKSAKSKDESESLKFTQKKLINKAGCKFLIFAHHQPMIDAIHECLLKKKVGCIWIDGGTPAASGQQLVTDFQEKDYIKAAVLSIKAGGVGLTLTAASTVIFTEQSWTPGDLIQAKDRAYRIGQGCGAIQTG; encoded by the exons ATGTTCCCGCTTTCTTCCTTGTCCGAAGCAGAGAAGGTTCTAGGagaaatatctaattataaagtTCAG TTGGAGGCGGTAAAAGCCAAAATCAAATCTGCTAAATCAAAAGATGAGTCTGAGTCTCTTAAATTTACTCAAAAGAAACTGATTAACAAG GCAGGTTGCAAGTTTCTTATATTTGCGCACCATCAGCCAATGATAGATGCGATACATGAGTGCCTTCTT AAGAAAAAAGTGGGTTGCATTTGGATTGATGGAGGTACACCCGCTGCATCAGGGCAACAATTGGTTACAGATTTCCAGGAAAAGGATTATATCAAGGCAGCTGTA CTATCCATTAAAGCGGGAGGAGTTGGATTAACTTTAACTGCTGCAAGCACAGTTATCTTTACAGAACAATCCTGGACTCCAGGTGACCTAATTCAGGCCAAAGATCGTGCATATAGAATTGGTCAG GGATGTGGTGCAATTCAAACCGGATAA
- the LOC112702435 gene encoding uncharacterized protein isoform X1 produces the protein MALATCLTSILLQDDHDHHLRYSHPDHQHLYHSGPVTTSTTSLTSRHHRCTLLHHHHFPDPVVTSIISVITTFVLTATLILSASASTSASTSPPPLAPLRPRPLPPRRPTIPNPSHQTPFPIPVLKKESKDPVVQFLEGELLIVCLYSNPGGRFASREKMSLLKNCRSFLSNFFFIPVGMLQRNSNMTREGSRRNI, from the exons ATGGCTCTGGCCACCTGCCTCACCTCTATCCTCCTCCAGGATGACCACGATCACCACCTCCGGTACTCCCACCCTGACCACCAACACCTCTACCATAGTGGCCCCGTAACCACCTCCACCACCTCCCTGACCTCCCGTCACCACCGTTGTaccctcctccaccaccaccacttccctGACCCCGTCGTCACCTCCATCATCTCCGTCATCACCACCTTCGTCCTCACCGCTACCCTCATCCTCTCCGCCTCTGCCTCCACGTCGGCCTCTACCTCACCACCACCTCTAGCTCCTCTACGGCCGCGACCCCTCCCCCCTCGCCGTCCAACCATTCCCAACCCTTCCCACCAAACCCCATTTCCGATTCCCGTCCTCAAAA AAGAATCAAAAGACCCTGTGGTTCAGTTTCTGGAAGGAGAACTTCTCATAGTGTGTTTGTATTCCAATCCAGGTGGACGCTTTGCCTCAAGGGAAAAA ATGAGCCTTCTAAAGAACTGCCGAAGTTTTCTGTCAAACTTTTTCTTCATTCCAGTGGGCATGTTGCAGCGAAATTCCAATATGACCAG AGAAGGTTCTAGGagaaatatctaa
- the LOC112702435 gene encoding uncharacterized protein isoform X9, with protein sequence MFPLSSLSEAEKVLGEISNYKVQAGCKFLIFAHHQPMIDAIHECLLKKKVGCIWIDGGTPAASGQQLVTDFQEKDYIKAAVLSIKAGGVGLTLTAASTVIFTEQSWTPGDLIQAKDRAYRIGQSFAAWYSIDLTFIMH encoded by the exons ATGTTCCCGCTTTCTTCCTTGTCCGAAGCAGAGAAGGTTCTAGGagaaatatctaattataaagtTCAG GCAGGTTGCAAGTTTCTTATATTTGCGCACCATCAGCCAATGATAGATGCGATACATGAGTGCCTTCTT AAGAAAAAAGTGGGTTGCATTTGGATTGATGGAGGTACACCCGCTGCATCAGGGCAACAATTGGTTACAGATTTCCAGGAAAAGGATTATATCAAGGCAGCTGTA CTATCCATTAAAGCGGGAGGAGTTGGATTAACTTTAACTGCTGCAAGCACAGTTATCTTTACAGAACAATCCTGGACTCCAGGTGACCTAATTCAGGCCAAAGATCGTGCATATAGAATTGGTCAG tcTTTCGCCGCTTGGTATAGCATTGACTTAACATTTATTATGCATTGA
- the LOC112702435 gene encoding uncharacterized protein isoform X2, whose amino-acid sequence MALATCLTSILLQDDHDHHLRYSHPDHQHLYHSGPVTTSTTSLTSRHHRCTLLHHHHFPDPVVTSIISVITTFVLTATLILSASASTSASTSPPPLAPLRPRPLPPRRPTIPNPSHQTPFPIPVLKKESKDPVVQFLEGELLIVCLYSNPGGRFASREKMSLLKNCRSFLSNFFFIPVGMLQRNSNMTR is encoded by the exons ATGGCTCTGGCCACCTGCCTCACCTCTATCCTCCTCCAGGATGACCACGATCACCACCTCCGGTACTCCCACCCTGACCACCAACACCTCTACCATAGTGGCCCCGTAACCACCTCCACCACCTCCCTGACCTCCCGTCACCACCGTTGTaccctcctccaccaccaccacttccctGACCCCGTCGTCACCTCCATCATCTCCGTCATCACCACCTTCGTCCTCACCGCTACCCTCATCCTCTCCGCCTCTGCCTCCACGTCGGCCTCTACCTCACCACCACCTCTAGCTCCTCTACGGCCGCGACCCCTCCCCCCTCGCCGTCCAACCATTCCCAACCCTTCCCACCAAACCCCATTTCCGATTCCCGTCCTCAAAA AAGAATCAAAAGACCCTGTGGTTCAGTTTCTGGAAGGAGAACTTCTCATAGTGTGTTTGTATTCCAATCCAGGTGGACGCTTTGCCTCAAGGGAAAAA ATGAGCCTTCTAAAGAACTGCCGAAGTTTTCTGTCAAACTTTTTCTTCATTCCAGTGGGCATGTTGCAGCGAAATTCCAATATGACCAG GTAA
- the LOC112702435 gene encoding uncharacterized protein isoform X6 has translation MFPLSSLSEAEKVLGEISNYKVQLEAVKAKIKSAKSKDESESLKFTQKKLINKAGCKFLIFAHHQPMIDAIHECLLKKKVGCIWIDGGTPAASGQQLVTDFQEKDYIKAAVLSIKAGGVGLTLTAASTVIFTEQSWTPGDLIQAKDRAYRIGQVSSVNIY, from the exons ATGTTCCCGCTTTCTTCCTTGTCCGAAGCAGAGAAGGTTCTAGGagaaatatctaattataaagtTCAG TTGGAGGCGGTAAAAGCCAAAATCAAATCTGCTAAATCAAAAGATGAGTCTGAGTCTCTTAAATTTACTCAAAAGAAACTGATTAACAAG GCAGGTTGCAAGTTTCTTATATTTGCGCACCATCAGCCAATGATAGATGCGATACATGAGTGCCTTCTT AAGAAAAAAGTGGGTTGCATTTGGATTGATGGAGGTACACCCGCTGCATCAGGGCAACAATTGGTTACAGATTTCCAGGAAAAGGATTATATCAAGGCAGCTGTA CTATCCATTAAAGCGGGAGGAGTTGGATTAACTTTAACTGCTGCAAGCACAGTTATCTTTACAGAACAATCCTGGACTCCAGGTGACCTAATTCAGGCCAAAGATCGTGCATATAGAATTGGTCAG GTCTCATCAGTAAATATATACTAG
- the LOC112702412 gene encoding uncharacterized protein has protein sequence MAASNFHDQGRYFYMEINPDLDMGEIPSIFFRRFRGGFPNFMTFYDFAGNEVDVVIEKYHRTAIIVVGYNSLVTLYGLKEDGWLKVCYVGREKFLIIEVKDHNMVAKGLCFPPLKLRVDIKPTIAIDETISLSEDTSAASPLNQDTVSSKLGESPQVVHNEATLHPNSDFVLQSGHFIPHSVFNVSNPVEPNAYSGMEAAYNNTTISSSDDAVAQPPHDPIKQVLSMTVFPAPPQINGPLLPSILPTSNPDTSNISVGDLNCAAPISPNLNSPPPPDPNLNVSPPDSLPGEELYSIVRVITEYQSKHYSLLILSAFAAQAFPSRLDFIHIRQLHKPPILMKLRWRSPRSSEAFVTRGWRKFSVANGLRCGSVLRLSVPVQDETTMFVTILRI, from the exons ATGGCTGCATCCAACTTCCACGACCAAGGGCGTTATTTCTATATGGAGATCAACCCTGACCTG GACATGGGTGAGATCCCTTCCATCTTCTTCAGGAGATTCAGGGGCGGGTTTCCAAACTTCATGACTTTCTATGACTTTGCTGGAAATGAGGTTGATGTTGTTATTGAGAAGTATCACCGCACTGCTATTATTGTTGTTGGTTACAACAGCTTAGTCACACTCTATGGCCTCAAAGAAGATGGTTGGCTCAAAGTGTGCTACGTTGGTAGGGAGAAATTTCTCATTATCGAAGTAAAAGACCATAATATGGTAGCCAAAGGTCTCTGCTTTCCACCCCTCAAGCTAAGGGTCGACATCAAACCTACCATTGCTATTGATGAAACTATATCACTCTCCGAAGACACCTCAGCGGCAAGCCCACTCAACCAGGATACGGTTTCATCCAAGCTAGGAGAATCACCCCAAGTTGTGCATAATGAAGCCACCTTGCACCCTAATTCAGATTTTGTGCTGCAGAGTGGTCATTTTATACCTCACTCTGTTTTCAATGTCTCAAATCCTGTTGAACCCAATGCTTACTCGGGGATGGAGGCTGCATATAATAACACAACGATTTCGTCTTCTGATGATGCTGTAGCTCAGCCACCTCACGATCCAATCAAACAAGTGCTTTCAATGACGGTCTTCCCTGCTCCTCCCCAGATAAATGGGCCCCTCCTTCCATCCATATTACCAACCTCTAATCCTGACACATCAAATATCAGTGTTGGTGATCTTAACTGTGCTGCACCCATCTCACCCAATCTGAACAGCCCCCCTCCGCCAGATCCGAACCTCAACGTGTCGCCTCCGGATTCTCTCCCTGGGGAAGAGCTCTATAGCATAGTGAGGGTTATAACTGAATACCAGTCCAAACACTACTCATTG CTTATTCTTTCGGCTTTTGCGGCCCAAGCATTTCCTTCCAGGCTTGACTTTATTCATATTCGTCAACTGCATAAGCCACCTATACTCATGAAGCTTCGTTGGAGGAGTCCTAGATCATCTGAGGCATTCGTTACTAGGGGTTGGCGAAAATTTTCCGTTGCCAATGGTCTTAGGTGCGGCAGTGTTCTGCGTCTCAGTGTCCCCGTGCAAGATGAGACCACCATGTTCGTTACTATTCTACGTATCTAG
- the LOC112702435 gene encoding uncharacterized protein isoform X11, with product MFPLSSLSEAEKVLGEISNYKVQAGCKFLIFAHHQPMIDAIHECLLKKKVGCIWIDGGTPAASGQQLVTDFQEKDYIKAAVLSIKAGGVGLTLTAASTVIFTEQSWTPGDLIQAKDRAYRIGQVSSVNIY from the exons ATGTTCCCGCTTTCTTCCTTGTCCGAAGCAGAGAAGGTTCTAGGagaaatatctaattataaagtTCAG GCAGGTTGCAAGTTTCTTATATTTGCGCACCATCAGCCAATGATAGATGCGATACATGAGTGCCTTCTT AAGAAAAAAGTGGGTTGCATTTGGATTGATGGAGGTACACCCGCTGCATCAGGGCAACAATTGGTTACAGATTTCCAGGAAAAGGATTATATCAAGGCAGCTGTA CTATCCATTAAAGCGGGAGGAGTTGGATTAACTTTAACTGCTGCAAGCACAGTTATCTTTACAGAACAATCCTGGACTCCAGGTGACCTAATTCAGGCCAAAGATCGTGCATATAGAATTGGTCAG GTCTCATCAGTAAATATATACTAG
- the LOC112702435 gene encoding uncharacterized protein isoform X3 codes for MFPLSSLSEAEKVLGEISNYKVQLEAVKAKIKSAKSKDESESLKFTQKKLINKAGCKFLIFAHHQPMIDAIHECLLKKKVGCIWIDGGTPAASGQQLVTDFQEKDYIKAAVLSIKAGGVGLTLTAASTVIFTEQSWTPGDLIQAKDRAYRIGQSFAAWYSIDLTFIMH; via the exons ATGTTCCCGCTTTCTTCCTTGTCCGAAGCAGAGAAGGTTCTAGGagaaatatctaattataaagtTCAG TTGGAGGCGGTAAAAGCCAAAATCAAATCTGCTAAATCAAAAGATGAGTCTGAGTCTCTTAAATTTACTCAAAAGAAACTGATTAACAAG GCAGGTTGCAAGTTTCTTATATTTGCGCACCATCAGCCAATGATAGATGCGATACATGAGTGCCTTCTT AAGAAAAAAGTGGGTTGCATTTGGATTGATGGAGGTACACCCGCTGCATCAGGGCAACAATTGGTTACAGATTTCCAGGAAAAGGATTATATCAAGGCAGCTGTA CTATCCATTAAAGCGGGAGGAGTTGGATTAACTTTAACTGCTGCAAGCACAGTTATCTTTACAGAACAATCCTGGACTCCAGGTGACCTAATTCAGGCCAAAGATCGTGCATATAGAATTGGTCAG tcTTTCGCCGCTTGGTATAGCATTGACTTAACATTTATTATGCATTGA
- the LOC112702435 gene encoding uncharacterized protein isoform X4: MFPLSSLSEAEKVLGEISNYKVQLEAVKAKIKSAKSKDESESLKFTQKKLINKAGCKFLIFAHHQPMIDAIHECLLKKKVGCIWIDGGTPAASGQQLVTDFQEKDYIKAAVLSIKAGGVGLTLTAASTVIFTEQSWTPGDLIQAKDRAYRIGLISKYILVGK, encoded by the exons ATGTTCCCGCTTTCTTCCTTGTCCGAAGCAGAGAAGGTTCTAGGagaaatatctaattataaagtTCAG TTGGAGGCGGTAAAAGCCAAAATCAAATCTGCTAAATCAAAAGATGAGTCTGAGTCTCTTAAATTTACTCAAAAGAAACTGATTAACAAG GCAGGTTGCAAGTTTCTTATATTTGCGCACCATCAGCCAATGATAGATGCGATACATGAGTGCCTTCTT AAGAAAAAAGTGGGTTGCATTTGGATTGATGGAGGTACACCCGCTGCATCAGGGCAACAATTGGTTACAGATTTCCAGGAAAAGGATTATATCAAGGCAGCTGTA CTATCCATTAAAGCGGGAGGAGTTGGATTAACTTTAACTGCTGCAAGCACAGTTATCTTTACAGAACAATCCTGGACTCCAGGTGACCTAATTCAGGCCAAAGATCGTGCATATAGAATTG GTCTCATCAGTAAATATATACTAGTTGGTAAATGA
- the LOC112702435 gene encoding uncharacterized protein isoform X8, whose protein sequence is MFPLSSLSEAEKVLGEISNYKVQLEAVKAKIKSAKSKDESESLKFTQKKLINKKKKVGCIWIDGGTPAASGQQLVTDFQEKDYIKAAVLSIKAGGVGLTLTAASTVIFTEQSWTPGDLIQAKDRAYRIGLISKYILVGK, encoded by the exons ATGTTCCCGCTTTCTTCCTTGTCCGAAGCAGAGAAGGTTCTAGGagaaatatctaattataaagtTCAG TTGGAGGCGGTAAAAGCCAAAATCAAATCTGCTAAATCAAAAGATGAGTCTGAGTCTCTTAAATTTACTCAAAAGAAACTGATTAACAAG AAGAAAAAAGTGGGTTGCATTTGGATTGATGGAGGTACACCCGCTGCATCAGGGCAACAATTGGTTACAGATTTCCAGGAAAAGGATTATATCAAGGCAGCTGTA CTATCCATTAAAGCGGGAGGAGTTGGATTAACTTTAACTGCTGCAAGCACAGTTATCTTTACAGAACAATCCTGGACTCCAGGTGACCTAATTCAGGCCAAAGATCGTGCATATAGAATTG GTCTCATCAGTAAATATATACTAGTTGGTAAATGA